AAtgcattttacaaaaaaaaaaatgatttaacttGATGCCTGTAGTATTTGATAAAAGAACACTTTCCGTGCAAAGTAACATTTTGATTATCCGTTAAGAATAAGCCTTTTGGAGAGCatgtaaaatacaaaaatatattcgCTTTAATTTGGCAAAAACTCTTAAAGGAGAGAATatagtacaaaaaaattaatttcagtgACTTTGGATTTCTTGATTTCAGAAATTTTTGTATCAATCACAATAAAATTGTTTCACCTCATGGTCCCGTGCGCATGTACAAAAATCGTATAATTTTGGGAAACTATTGAATACAAGTCATTCGTATCTCCATAATCAAAAGGGAATATTTATCAATCAGCATGTTACTTACCACTGTAGCCAGCAGTCTTCAGTCGGTATTTGGTTGATTCATCTCCGATTTCAAACAATCCATATTTTATTCTATATCCTTTATTATTCATGTCAATGATTTCAATCCACATCTCAGTTCCTCTTCTGTCGTCATAAAGTTGTGTAAGATATATCTGTTCAAGTCCCAGCCAGAATTCATGTTGTAAATTACCAAACCCGTTCTTATAAGCTAACCAATCACGCTGGAAGTTGACTCGACCAGTCAATCGTCTTTGGATCATAATCCAACCTTAACATAGATAATACGTTTAAAATGCCTTTGATAAACTCCCTGAAAGTGTAGTAGGTTCGTGCACGGCTCTCAGTTCTGGGAAGTGCGGTTCGGATCCTGGTATCTTAATAGTACGAAAAGTAGCTTTACTTCATTTTAACGGCTGAAGGTGCTATGTCATATTAATCATACAGAAGTAACCTCTTCTTTATTGGTTTTATAAAGCAAAATCATGCGATATTTGTTAAGAAAATAGTAAAACAAAATACCTCCTCCGTCAGTGTTCATATCACACCATACAGGAAATGGAGAGGTGTCTCCTGGATTGATTAAATAAACTCCATCTGAGGATTGCGAGTTGGTTTTGTGTTGGCGACAATCTCGTGCAGGTGgtactaaaaaaattacattaactATTTTAATCTATTGTTAGAAAGAGGCAGAATTGTATATATTCTATGTACATACAAGCAGCTCCCTGACACAAATTaaaatgcaaataaataaaCGGGGACGGATAAATATACTTACCAATTTTCAGAAATGCAAAtctcaaaagaataaaaataaataaacggaCAAGATCTTAAACGGCAACAAAAAGACACGTACGTTTTTGACAATCACAGTAGTAATCACGACCATAAAACTCATCGTCATAGTTTTTTTCCTTGCACTCACATTTACCACAGACATAAGCAAGATCATTGCAGACAGAGTAACGctgaatataaaacaaaaattagttaACAGCATATAGGGgttttaatattattaaaagTGGTGCAAGGCCAAGCTAGTTAGATGACATTCTAGGAAGCTTAATCTTCCGAACGCATCACTGGCGTTGTGGCAAGCACTAATTGCTGTACGCACTATTTTTGTGTAAAAAGGAAAAACTTATTGTACTACTGTTTTTACAACAACCATTATGATAATAGCATTaaagataaaataacaaaatggtGTAAACAAGCTACAAAGTTCTAGATTCTTGTAAGGAGACCTTGGAATCTATTGAATCTGTTGTTCCACGCGCCTTGATGGCACCTTCAATAATTCTTCCTACTTCctataaaggaaaaaaaaaatgtcagcCTTAAAAAGTCAACGttgtatataatttataaaaatgtacgtaaataataaataattatttatataacCTCTGGAGAAACGTACGAACCACTGCTTGGTCCTTCGTCTCCTCTTTGTCCTTTAGGACCAACGTCTCCATCTGGACCTTTTGGACCTGGAGCACCTGGCTTGCCATCTATACCATCCCGTCCTGGAGGTCCAGCTGGACCAGTAGGAACCTTTGGCATTTTTCCGGAATAACTGTAAGCCTAtgttatattaaataaaatttaattcaaaGTTGTTCTATTTCCTCAAACATGGCAGAGTGtgcatttaatatttttggaaaagttGAAGAATTTGTTATGGTATTATTATAGAAATCAGTCTTACACCATCTCGTCCATTACGCCCATGTCTGCCATCTCTGCCATCTGCTCCATTTTTACCATCAATACATTTCGTGCATACAGGTTCTGCTGCAATTGAAAGAcatggaagaagaagaagacatAAAAAGTAAAAGAACCCCTTCATGATGACGAAAATTTTTTCACTTAATGTTTTTTGACTTtaactaaaaatcaaaaaaacgttttttttttgttcacgaGCGTGTGGGTTATTTACCATTCTTTCGATAATTCCTTTGAGTTTCCAAGGCGATATttcattaaattaaaatatcatttcacacGCAGTTAAAACGATATTTCCTGATCTGTcaggtaaataaaaaatttgtaaagaCTTTCAAAAAGTTTATTAGCTacgttattgttttttttttcttttctaaaaagaaagaaaaggttCCTTTAAAACATATTATAACCTATTTCTGAAAATCAGAAAGGCATAAGTGAGCCAGAATATTTTTGTacgtttttttattacttaaattaaatttgcactcaagaaaaaaaatcgatcGAAATGGAACGGAacgagaaaaatattttaatttagttAGCTATCtgctaattattcttttgtttttaaaattatttttcttttcgttCTTGTCCGTAAGAAAAGTATAAGTGATTTCAATTTTCAGTCTTCGATTGGAACGGATCATTCAGAATTCAGAGATATATAAAGGTTCAATTCGAATCAATTCGATCCGTTCCATTTTATTATTTGATTAAGAGGACACGTGACTTATGGCTCAATCAAATATTTAAACccagaaagaaaataatatataacaGGAAGTTCTTTAAATATTAGCAAATCCAAGCATAGCAATTAAGATGTtcgtataaaaaatgtgtatgtatCTTTTTCTCAGGAAACTTGGAAGGTCCAACATAACTTTTAATTAGACTCCAGCTTCAAAAGTTACCTGAGTTTTGACGTATTCTAATATTACCAGTAATTGTATGGTGTAATTTGCGattgatttttgttgaaaaggTTTTAAAAGCGAATTTTTTGGTAGGAGTGAGTTTGtggcagaaaacaaaaataaaaaatatggctTCTATAAACTATAAAAAGGGGTGATAAATTGACCTTAACATCATGCAATTTCGAGCTCATTAAATGATTTAAATGAGGTGTTACAAAAATGTAATTAGGATTTTAAAGATATTTCTGTAACACTTTTTCTGAAAGAGGAAtcaattaataaaatattacCGACTTTCTTACAGCGGACTGGGCACTAGGGGCGAATATTTCATAATGGTACTCGAACTTAGGTCCTTTAGTCATATGACAAAATATATTGAATGAAGAAAACGAAGAAGAGTTATAAAGAAAACGCGATACCTACCCAAATATAAATTGTTAAATTCCCATATAAagcaattaaaatatattttaatttggcCCTATATCTTTTGTTCAATAATAAAATTCATATAATTCGTATAATACTGGTAATAATATTTAATACCGGTCCGCCGTGGCAGAAGAAAATTGCTTTCAAACTTTTGTCCGTTTTGAACTGgacttaaattattattgcctggattttcaaaatttatgttGAATAAATTTTCAAACATATCTTATTATTTTCTTGTGAATTTTCAATATCTGTTTTGTGCACCTTTACAACATTTAGTCAGGAATGCTTCTCGGGAAGAAAGTACACAAGGACGCCGCTGTTTTGTTTGTACCtagttttccattttttatgaCATTTACATAGTCTTCCTATTGAAATATTACTTCAAGAGGTTTTTCAAGGATTTTTGAGACTGGTGTGGGTTTTTAGTTGTTTTCCTACTAGTTAGGAAAGGTCTTTAACAAGATAATAGCAAGCTAACTAAgctaatagctagctacctgAGTGTtgggacaataaaaaaatttcattgcaTGTCATATCTGAAACATTTAAATTGTTCAAGTTTCATTTCGGTTTTATAATCACCGTTCGAAGTTCTCACATATCATTTTTTGTGTACATATGAGCTGGTATGTAAATTCCTCCCTCAGTCTGCAAAGTACACATTTTAATGATGGAACATGCCTAAAAcgtgaaaaaagtttttatcattGTCATAGTTAGCAGAAGCTAATGCATTTTCATAATTTCAATGATACGTATTTGTAATTTAGGAGTTGATCTGCGAAATATTTTATCAGTCCGGAAAATAcacttttttgtcaattttatgtGAATATTTATAAACAATAATACTAATTATTCTGATCGGGTTCAACGCCCGTCAtgttaagaaaaatttaaactgGCAACCGAGATTGTTTGACTTTTATTTTTGGCTAGAAAATTCTGAATTTTGACAATTTCTGAGATTTAGCGGCCTGACATATTCCTTATACATGAGTATTTTTCTACTTATTGCACTTTCTACTGATTCCAAGAAACTTACATTACATACCGTAAACACTCGATTTACCGCCCCGGGCGCTTCTTTAAGAATTTAACTTTTAGGGAAGACGCTTATTCGAGAGGGGCGCTAAAACAAGAGATGCG
The genomic region above belongs to Hydractinia symbiolongicarpus strain clone_291-10 chromosome 4, HSymV2.1, whole genome shotgun sequence and contains:
- the LOC130641724 gene encoding ficolin-1-like, with translation MKGFFYFLCLLLLPCLSIAAEPVCTKCIDGKNGADGRDGRHGRNGRDGAYSYSGKMPKVPTGPAGPPGRDGIDGKPGAPGPKGPDGDVGPKGQRGDEGPSSGSYVSPEEVGRIIEGAIKARGTTDSIDSKRYSVCNDLAYVCGKCECKEKNYDDEFYGRDYYCDCQKLPPARDCRQHKTNSQSSDGVYLINPGDTSPFPVWCDMNTDGGGWIMIQRRLTGRVNFQRDWLAYKNGFGNLQHEFWLGLEQIYLTQLYDDRRGTEMWIEIIDMNNKGYRIKYGLFEIGDESTKYRLKTAGYSGDGGDWLKYSNGAKFSTYDNDNDATGSNYALTYGGFWFTSSYYQYTPNKPYEFKQIYSKGHQQPHQRLLQGLINVKATYLKSIEMKIRRK